One genomic segment of Arachis duranensis cultivar V14167 chromosome 4, aradu.V14167.gnm2.J7QH, whole genome shotgun sequence includes these proteins:
- the LOC107483110 gene encoding putative E3 ubiquitin-protein ligase LIN isoform X2 encodes MSSLKNHNNNNNWHSPMASSFAELLPSDDGASYKKKLSLPSYICHDPRSVASSKHKSEKSTVRSGSSSSQFKRPGSASERSNSRSLVAADSRMDEVAIGAVMKILSGYIGRYVKDELFRRKIRERCSSVMERRREDSNDEVFENLEMGMGKVDKLVEDHGRMRQVMLIKSLKNSIEILTIIVASSLNAKDSHLSACAQIYLAIAYKMLKKERVSSKHLLQVFCDSPSMARTYLIPDLWEHLFLPHLLHLKIWYNKEIESLSNEDHGDNKRKMKVLSKVYNEKMDAGTSLFALYYKQWLKVGATEPPLPVVSLPSMPSCRSSSRRKSSDSLVSNSSINPNLYKAVFGPKLEQQPTGPDEQKGAIVIYKGSEINDKIYGDEYRSSSQRERDVYMGRSSIQVDKNHGQLWPESQRLDYFQCFSCRNIPTEGLENSSYRSKNIASIRRGGINSLSSDLVGAIAIICSSDILSECESAIRVVTSAWLRSPGDPLIVEALTQHSVVEAMLEVLFASSEDEILELIISILAELVARSDAIRQIILNSDPQLELFVKLLRSTSLFLKAAVLLYLSKPQAKQMLSSEWVPLVLRVLEFGDKLQTLFTVQCSPQVAAFYFLDQLLTGFNEDKNLENARQVLSLGGLTLLMRRIEDGEIHERNKAALIISCCIQAEGSCRCFLADNINKTSLLELIVLGNKQSSSAFAFSVLVELLCLDRRMKVLNFLKGLKDGWSGLNIMHFVYIYLKKAPPEECPLVAVIILLLDLMSSQMQ; translated from the exons atgtcaTCATTGAAaaaccataataataataataattggcaTTCACCAATGGCTTCTTCATTTGCTGAACTTCTTCCCTCAGATGATGGAGCCTCATACAAGAAGAAGCTATCACTTCCTTCATATATATGTCATGATCCTAGAAGTGTTGCTTCATCAAAGCACAAGTCAGAGAAATCCACT GTAAGAAGTGGCTCTTCTTCATCTCAGTTCAAGAGGCCTGGTTCAGCTTCTGAGAGATCAAACTCTAGGTCTCTGGTGGCAGCAGATTCAAGAATGGATGAAGttgctattggagcagtgaTGAAAATCCTCAGTGGCTACATTGGAAGATATGTAAAAGATGAACTTTTCAGGAGAAAAATCAGGGAAAGATGCAGTTCTGTGatggagagaagaagagaggacTCAAATGATGAGGTTTttgagaatttggaaatgggCATGGGGAAAGTTGATAAATTGGTAGAAGATCATGGAAGAATGAGGCAAGTTATGTTGATCAAAAGCTTGAAGAATTCCATTGAGATATTAACCATAATAGTTGCTTCCTCTTTGAATGCTAAAGATTCTCATCTTTCTGCTTGTGCTCAAATTTACTTGGCAATAGCTTATAAGAtgttgaagaaagagagagttTCCTCAAAGCATTTACTTCAAGTGTTTTGTGATTCTCCAAGTATGGCTAGAACATATCTGATTCCTGATCTTTGGGAGCACTTGTTTCTTCCCCATCTTCTCCATCTCAAAATTTGGTATAACAAGGAGATTGAGTCTCTTTCAAATGAAGATCATGGtgataacaaaaggaaaatgaagGTGTTGAGCAAAGTCTACAATGAAAAAATGGATGCTGGAACTAGTCTCTTTGCTTTGTACTATAAGCAATGGCTGAAAGTTGGGGCCACAGAGCCTCCTCTTCCTGTTGTATCATTGCCATCAATGCCAAGTTGCAGATCATCATCAAGAAGAAAATCTTCAGATTCTTTGGTTTCAAATTCCTCAATCAATCCAAACTT ATATAAGGCAGTGTTTGGCCCCAAACTGGAGCAGCAACCTACTGGTCCGGATGAACAAAAAGGAGCCATTGTAATTTATAAGGGCTCAgagattaatgataaaatttaTGGAGATGAATACAGGAGTTCATCTCAG AGAGAAAGAGATGTATATATGGGAAGATCATCAATCCAAGTTGACAAGAATCATGGTCAATTATGGCCCGAGTCGCAGAGATTGGACTATTTCCAGTGCTTTTCTTGCAGGAACATACCTACAGAAGGATTGGAAAACAGCAGCTACAGATCCAAGAACATTGCTTCAATCAGAAGGGGAGGAATAAATTCTCTTTCAAGTGATTTGGTTGGAGCTATTGCAATTATATGTTCATCTGATATCCTAAGTGAATGCGAATCGGCTATTCGTGTGGTTACCTCAGCTTGGTTGAGGTCTCCTGGTGATCCGCTCATTGTAGAAGCATTAACACAACATAGTGTAGTTGAAGCTATGTTAGAGGTGCTATTTGCCTCATCTGAAGATGAAATTCTAGAattgattatatcaattttAGCTGAATTAGTAGCAAGGAGCGACGCGATTCGACAAATTATACTGAACTCTGATCCACAACTAGAATTGTTTGTGAAACTTCTGAGAAGCACTAGTCTGTTTCTGAAAGCCGCGGTTCTGCTTTATCTATCAAAGCCGCAGGCAAAACAAATGTTATCatcagaatgggtgccattagTACTTAGAGTGTTGGAGTTTGGAGACAAACTGCAGACCCTTTTCACAGTGCAATGCAGTCCTCAAGTTGCAGCATTTTACTTTCTTGATCAACTTCTCACCGGTTTCAATGAAGATAAGAATCTGGAGAATGCAAGGCAAGTTCTTTCACTTGGGGGATTGACACTGCTTATGAGAAGAAttgaagatggagagattcatgaAAGAAACAAAGCTGCTTTGATAATTTCCTGTTGTATACAAGCTGAAGGAAGCTGTAGATGCTTCTTAGCTGATAATATAAACAAGACATCTTTGCTAGAACTCATTGTTCTTGGAAACAAACAAAGTTCAAGCGCTTTCGCCTTTTCCGTGTTAGTTGAGTTGCTCTGCCTAGATAG AAGAATGAAGGTTTTGAACTTCTTGAAAGGGCTTAAAGATGGATGGAGTGGATTAAACATCATGCACTTTGTATACATTTACCTCAA
- the LOC107483114 gene encoding uncharacterized protein At4g37920 isoform X1, whose product MESHATILLSRYYSVPLVLSTIQPTPPFLGFPSKTSLSFPRLNFSTPAGGRLRHCLTVSEGLSSASSSGSSVDVDDGSGGGGGKEEVLLDESRMVRVCDKLIGVFMVDKPTPTDWRRLLAFSREWDSIRPHFFKRCQDRADAEADPTLKERLLRLGRKLKEIDEDVQRHNDLLEVIKGDPSGITNIVAKRRKDFTKEFFVHLHTVAESYYDNAEMQNELAKLGNTCLAAVQAYDDATKSMEKLNEAELKFQDIINSPSLEAACRKIDSLAEKKELDSTLVLMITKAWSAAKESNMMKDEVKDVLYHLYKTAVGNLQRLVPKEIRIIKYLIRIEDPEEQLCALKDAFTPGEELEGIDVDNLYTTPEKLHTWIKTVVDTYHLSTEGTLIREARDMLNPEVIQKLEVLKTVVERNFM is encoded by the exons ATGGAGTCACACGCAACGATTCTTCTGTCTCGCTATTATTCAGTTCCTCTAGTATTGTCCACTATCCAACCCACTCCTCCATTTCTtggttttccctccaaaacttcTCTTTCATTTCCGCGCCTCAATTTTTCCACCCCAG CAGGGGGAAGGTTGCGGCACTGTCTAACTGTTAGTGAAGGCTTGTCCTCTGCCAGTTCCTCTGGAAGCAGTGTTGATGTTGATGATGGCAGTGGCGGTGGCGGCGGAAAAGAAGAGGTACTGTTGGATGAGAGTCGAATGGTTAGGGTGTGTGATAAGCTTATTGGTGTTTTCATGGTTGACAAGCCCACACCTACCGATTGGAGGAGGTTGCTGGCTTTTAGCAGGGAGTGGGATAGCATTAGGCCCCatttcttcaagcgatgtcagGATAGGGCAGATGCCGAGGCTGATCCCACATTGAAGGAGAGGCTGCTCCGCCTTGGAAGGAAGCTCAAAGAG ATTGATGAGGATGTGCAGAGACATAATGATCTGCTTGAAGTGATCAAAGGGGACCCATCAGGAATTACTAACATTGTCGCCAAGCGTCGTAAAGATTTTACAAAAGAATTCTTTGTGCACCTTCATACTGTAGCTGAATCCTACTATGACAATGCTGAAATGCAAAATG AACTTGCAAAGCTTGGGAACACTTGCTTGGCTGCTGTACAAGCCTATGATGATGCAACCAAAAGCATGGAAAAGTTAAATGAAGCAGAGTTGAAATTCCAAGATATTATCAATTCTCCCTCACTTGAAGCTGCCTGCAGAAAAATAGACAGTTTGGCCGAAAAAAAGGAACTTGATTCCACATTGGTATTGATGATCACCAAAGCTTGGTCGGCTGCTAAGGAATCAAACATGATGAAAGATGAG GTAAAAGATGTACTTTATCATTTATATAAGACTGCTGTGGGAAACCTCCAGAGACTTGTGCCAAAAGAGATTCGAATTATCAAATATCTTATTAGAATTGAGGATCCTGAGGAACAACTGTGTGCTCTCAAAGATGCATTTACACCTGGAGAAGAACTTGAAGGAATCGATGTTGATAACTTGTACAC gacACCAGAGAAACTTCACACATGGATAAAGACTGTGGTGGATACTTATCATTTGAGCACAGAAGGTACCCTTATTAGGGAAGCAAGGGATATGCTGAATCCAGAGGTCATCCAAAAATTGGAGGTCCTTAAAACTGTTGTGGAAAGGAATTTCATGTGA
- the LOC127739608 gene encoding pentatricopeptide repeat-containing protein At4g33170, whose product MERIMAQHDDLSAPPRPLPLSPSPTKTDPRTIHARAIKSVATDNATFNNLVTLYSKLESLASYSVRVFSQIRSPNVVSWTALVSAHSNTLLALRYFVSMLRHPTLPNNRTLASLFRTSAALSALPFALSLHSLSLKLALSSDPFAGSALLSFYFKCRMPHHAHKVFDEIPDRDSVCYSAMIVGLAQNSRSVDALLVLADMRHRGFASTEHSVSGGLHAAAELAALEQCRMIHGHAVVAGFDSNVVVGSALVDGYGKAGVVENARQVFEENLAWMNLVDWNAMMAGYAQQGDHKSTSELFDSIECQGLVPDEYSFLAMLTALYNAGMFLEADQWLTRMKVDYGLQPTLVHYTCLVGAMARAGHLEQAERVALTMPYEPDAAVWRALLSACAFHGEADKAWSMARRVLELEPLDDSAYVIVANVLSAAERWDDVAELRKMLRDRRVKKQGGRSWIEIQGKVHVFAAGDWKHERSAEIYRKLQEIMGEIEKLGYVPIWDELLHNVEEERRKEALWHHSEKLAVAFGVLCGSAPPGKPLRIVKNLRICKDCHEAFKYMTRILEREIIVRDVNRYHRFVDGNCTCRDIW is encoded by the coding sequence ATGGAGAGAATCATGGCGCAACATGATGACCTCAGCGCGCCACCGCGGCCGCTGCCACTGTCTCCATCTCCCACTAAGACCGATCCGCGTACAATTCACGCACGGGCTATAAAATCAGTTGCAACCGACAATGCGACATTCAACAATCTGGTAACGCTTTACTCGAAATTGGAGAGTTTGGCGTCCTACTCTGTCCGCGTGTTCAGCCAAATCCGGAGTCCCAACGTTGTGTCATGGACCGCACTTGTCTCCGCCCACTCCAATACCCTCCTCGCCCTCCGTTACTTCGTTTCCATGCTTCGCCACCCAACACTCCCCAACAATCGCACCCTTGCCTCCCTCTTCCGCACCTCAGCTGCACTCTCTGCCCTCCCCTTTGCCCTTTCCCTCCACTCCCTCTCCCTCAAGCTCGCCCtttccagtgatccttttgccgGTTCTGCGCTACTCAGTTTTTACTTCAAGTGCCGTATGCCGCACCACGCACACAAGGTATTCGATGAAATACCTGATAGAGATAGTGTTTGTTATTCCGCTATGATCGTGGGTCTAGCTCAGAATTCCCGCTCTGTGGATGCGCTTCTGGTTTTGGCTGACATGAGGCATCGTGGTTTTGCATCCACAGAGCATAGCGTTTCGGGGGGTCTGCATGCTGCTGCTGAGCTGGCAGCATTGGAGCAGTGTAGAATGATACACGGGCATGCGGTTGTTGCTGGGTTTGATTCAAATGTGGTGGTGGGCAGTGCTCTGGTTGATGGTTATGGTAAAGCCGGCGTTGTTGAGAATGCAAGGCAGGTTTTTGAGGAAAATTTGGCTTGGATGAATTTAGTGGATTGGAATGCTATGATGGCCGGTTATGCCCAGCAAGGAGATCATAAATCTACTTCCGAACTGTTTGATTCAATTGAATGCCAAGGACTGGTGCCGGATGAGTATAGTTTTCTGGCAATGTTGACAGCACTCTATAATGCTGGAATGTTTCTTGAGGCTGATCAGTGGTTGACAAGGATGAAAGTGGATTATGGTTTGCAGCCAACTCTGGTGCATTATACTTGCTTGGTAGGTGCAATGGCCCGTGCTGGGCACTTGGAACAGGCAGAGAGGGTAGCATTGACAATGCCATATGAGCCAGATGCTGCAGTTTGGCGAGCCTTGCTATCAGCTTGTGCTTTTCATGGTGAAGCCGATAAGGCTTGGTCTATGGCCAGGAGGGTTTTGGAACTTGAACCGCTTGATGACTCGGCTTATGTTATTGTTGCCAATGTGTTGTCAGCTGCAGAAAGGTGGGATGATGTTGCAGAATTGAGGAAAATGTTGAGAGATCGGAGGGTGAAGAAACAAGGAGGGAGGAGTTGGATTGAAATTCAGGGAAAAGTACATGTTTTTGCAGCAGGGGACTGGAAGCATGAGAGATCCGCGGAAATTTATCGCAAGTTACAAGAGATCATGGGGGAGATTGAGAAATTGGGATATGTTCCAATTTGGGATGAGTTGTTGCACAATGTGGAGGAAGAAAGGAGAAAGGAGGCTCTTTGGCATCACAGCGAGAAGTTGGCAGTGGCATTTGGTGTGTTATGTGGGTCTGCACCACCAGGAAAACCATTGAGAATTGTGAAGAATTTGAGGATTTGTAAGGATTGTCATGAAGCTTTTAAGTATATGACCAGAATTTTAGAGAGGGAAATTATTGTGAGGGATGTTAACAGATACCACAGATTTGTTGATGGTAATTGTACTTGTAGAGACATATGGTAG
- the LOC107483103 gene encoding uncharacterized protein LOC107483103, with protein MSSSDNTNAIAECTKQLRRHEVAIAELNNLPSSSAVYQRNCNLYFRTTIQKATTTEQKQLDSVKAKLRNLNPSSS; from the exons ATGAGTTCAAGCGATAATACGAACGCCATTGCTGAATGTACGAAGCAACTGAGGCGCCACGAAGTTGCCATTGCTGAGCTCAACAACCTTCCCTCTTCCTCC GCTGTGTATCAGAGAAATTGCAACTTATATTTTCGCACAACCATCCAGAAAGCAACAACAACGGAACAAA AGCAACTAGATTCAGTCAAAGCCAAGCTAAGAAATCTGAATCCTTCTTCTTCGTAG
- the LOC107483114 gene encoding uncharacterized protein At4g37920 isoform X3 has protein sequence MESHATILLSRYYSVPLVLSTIQPTPPFLGFPSKTSLSFPRLNFSTPAGGRLRHCLTVSEGLSSASSSGSSVDVDDGSGGGGGKEEVLLDESRMVRVCDKLIGVFMVDKPTPTDWRRLLAFSREWDSIRPHFFKRCQDRADAEADPTLKERLLRLGRKLKEIDEDVQRHNDLLEVIKGDPSGITNIVAKRRKDFTKEFFVHLHTVAESYYDNAEMQNELAKLGNTCLAAVQAYDDATKSMEKLNEAELKFQDIINSPSLEAACRKIDSLAEKKELDSTLVLMITKAWSAAKESNMMKDEVKDVLYHLYKTAVGNLQRLVPKEIRIIKYLIRIEDPEEQLCALKDAFTPGEELEGIDVDNLYTETSHMDKDCGGYLSFEHRRYPY, from the exons ATGGAGTCACACGCAACGATTCTTCTGTCTCGCTATTATTCAGTTCCTCTAGTATTGTCCACTATCCAACCCACTCCTCCATTTCTtggttttccctccaaaacttcTCTTTCATTTCCGCGCCTCAATTTTTCCACCCCAG CAGGGGGAAGGTTGCGGCACTGTCTAACTGTTAGTGAAGGCTTGTCCTCTGCCAGTTCCTCTGGAAGCAGTGTTGATGTTGATGATGGCAGTGGCGGTGGCGGCGGAAAAGAAGAGGTACTGTTGGATGAGAGTCGAATGGTTAGGGTGTGTGATAAGCTTATTGGTGTTTTCATGGTTGACAAGCCCACACCTACCGATTGGAGGAGGTTGCTGGCTTTTAGCAGGGAGTGGGATAGCATTAGGCCCCatttcttcaagcgatgtcagGATAGGGCAGATGCCGAGGCTGATCCCACATTGAAGGAGAGGCTGCTCCGCCTTGGAAGGAAGCTCAAAGAG ATTGATGAGGATGTGCAGAGACATAATGATCTGCTTGAAGTGATCAAAGGGGACCCATCAGGAATTACTAACATTGTCGCCAAGCGTCGTAAAGATTTTACAAAAGAATTCTTTGTGCACCTTCATACTGTAGCTGAATCCTACTATGACAATGCTGAAATGCAAAATG AACTTGCAAAGCTTGGGAACACTTGCTTGGCTGCTGTACAAGCCTATGATGATGCAACCAAAAGCATGGAAAAGTTAAATGAAGCAGAGTTGAAATTCCAAGATATTATCAATTCTCCCTCACTTGAAGCTGCCTGCAGAAAAATAGACAGTTTGGCCGAAAAAAAGGAACTTGATTCCACATTGGTATTGATGATCACCAAAGCTTGGTCGGCTGCTAAGGAATCAAACATGATGAAAGATGAG GTAAAAGATGTACTTTATCATTTATATAAGACTGCTGTGGGAAACCTCCAGAGACTTGTGCCAAAAGAGATTCGAATTATCAAATATCTTATTAGAATTGAGGATCCTGAGGAACAACTGTGTGCTCTCAAAGATGCATTTACACCTGGAGAAGAACTTGAAGGAATCGATGTTGATAACTTGTACAC AGAAACTTCACACATGGATAAAGACTGTGGTGGATACTTATCATTTGAGCACAGAAGGTACCCTTATTAG
- the LOC107483114 gene encoding uncharacterized protein At4g37920 isoform X2: MESHATILLSRYYSVPLVLSTIQPTPPFLGFPSKTSLSFPRLNFSTPGGRLRHCLTVSEGLSSASSSGSSVDVDDGSGGGGGKEEVLLDESRMVRVCDKLIGVFMVDKPTPTDWRRLLAFSREWDSIRPHFFKRCQDRADAEADPTLKERLLRLGRKLKEIDEDVQRHNDLLEVIKGDPSGITNIVAKRRKDFTKEFFVHLHTVAESYYDNAEMQNELAKLGNTCLAAVQAYDDATKSMEKLNEAELKFQDIINSPSLEAACRKIDSLAEKKELDSTLVLMITKAWSAAKESNMMKDEVKDVLYHLYKTAVGNLQRLVPKEIRIIKYLIRIEDPEEQLCALKDAFTPGEELEGIDVDNLYTTPEKLHTWIKTVVDTYHLSTEGTLIREARDMLNPEVIQKLEVLKTVVERNFM; encoded by the exons ATGGAGTCACACGCAACGATTCTTCTGTCTCGCTATTATTCAGTTCCTCTAGTATTGTCCACTATCCAACCCACTCCTCCATTTCTtggttttccctccaaaacttcTCTTTCATTTCCGCGCCTCAATTTTTCCACCCCAG GGGGAAGGTTGCGGCACTGTCTAACTGTTAGTGAAGGCTTGTCCTCTGCCAGTTCCTCTGGAAGCAGTGTTGATGTTGATGATGGCAGTGGCGGTGGCGGCGGAAAAGAAGAGGTACTGTTGGATGAGAGTCGAATGGTTAGGGTGTGTGATAAGCTTATTGGTGTTTTCATGGTTGACAAGCCCACACCTACCGATTGGAGGAGGTTGCTGGCTTTTAGCAGGGAGTGGGATAGCATTAGGCCCCatttcttcaagcgatgtcagGATAGGGCAGATGCCGAGGCTGATCCCACATTGAAGGAGAGGCTGCTCCGCCTTGGAAGGAAGCTCAAAGAG ATTGATGAGGATGTGCAGAGACATAATGATCTGCTTGAAGTGATCAAAGGGGACCCATCAGGAATTACTAACATTGTCGCCAAGCGTCGTAAAGATTTTACAAAAGAATTCTTTGTGCACCTTCATACTGTAGCTGAATCCTACTATGACAATGCTGAAATGCAAAATG AACTTGCAAAGCTTGGGAACACTTGCTTGGCTGCTGTACAAGCCTATGATGATGCAACCAAAAGCATGGAAAAGTTAAATGAAGCAGAGTTGAAATTCCAAGATATTATCAATTCTCCCTCACTTGAAGCTGCCTGCAGAAAAATAGACAGTTTGGCCGAAAAAAAGGAACTTGATTCCACATTGGTATTGATGATCACCAAAGCTTGGTCGGCTGCTAAGGAATCAAACATGATGAAAGATGAG GTAAAAGATGTACTTTATCATTTATATAAGACTGCTGTGGGAAACCTCCAGAGACTTGTGCCAAAAGAGATTCGAATTATCAAATATCTTATTAGAATTGAGGATCCTGAGGAACAACTGTGTGCTCTCAAAGATGCATTTACACCTGGAGAAGAACTTGAAGGAATCGATGTTGATAACTTGTACAC gacACCAGAGAAACTTCACACATGGATAAAGACTGTGGTGGATACTTATCATTTGAGCACAGAAGGTACCCTTATTAGGGAAGCAAGGGATATGCTGAATCCAGAGGTCATCCAAAAATTGGAGGTCCTTAAAACTGTTGTGGAAAGGAATTTCATGTGA
- the LOC107483111 gene encoding BTB/POZ domain and ankyrin repeat-containing protein NPR1, whose product MANSAEPSSSLSFTSSSHLSNGSVSHNICPSFGADPGHNLDVISLSKLSSSLEQLLIDPACDYSDAEIIVEEIPVGVHRCILASRSKFFHELFKSEKGSSDKEGKLKYSMSDLLPYGNVGYEAFQIFLGYVYTGKLKPSPMEVSTCVDNVCAHAACRPAINFAVELMYASSIFQIPELVSLFQRRLLNFVGKALVEDVIPILMVAFHCKLNQLVTQCVDRVVRSDIDQISIEKELPYELVEKVKLLRQNQQQDMETDASVDVPVVDPLCLKRITRIHKALDSDDVELVKLLLNESDITLDKANALHYATAYCDPKVVSEVLSLGLADVNLRNSRGYSVLHIAAMRKEPSIIVSLLSKGACASDLTSDGQSAVSICRRLTRPKDYHAKTEQGKETNKDRICIDVLEREMRRNPLAGDATTSSHTMADDLHMKLLYLENRVAFARLFFPSEAKLAMDIAHAETTSEFAGLSASKGSNGNLREVDLNETPIVQNKRLLSRMEALMKTVEMGRRYFPHCSEVLDKFMEDDLPDLFYLEKGTQEEQRIKRTRFMELKDDVHKAFTKDKAEFSRSGISSSSSSSSLRDSVHYNKARKV is encoded by the exons ATGGCTAATTCAGCTGAACCCTCTTCGTCTTTGAGCTTTACATCGTCTTCGCACTTATCGAATGGCTCTGTTAGCCACAACATATGTCCCTCCTTCGGTGCTGATCCTGGACATAATCTTGATGTTATCAGTTTGAGTAAGCTTAGCTCCAGTTTGGAGCAGCTTTTGATTGATCCTGCTTGTGACTATAGTGATGCCGAGATCATTGTGGAAGAAATTCCGGTCGGTGTTCATCGATGCATTCTGGCCTCTAGAAGTAAGTTCTTCCATGAATTGTTCAAGAGTGAAAAAGGATCTTCAGATAAAGAAGGGAAATTGAAGTACTCCATGAGTGATTTATTGCCTTACGGCAATGTTGGATACGAAGCTTTTCAAATTTTCCTTGGTTATGTGTATACCGGTAAACTCAAGCCTTCTCCAATGGAGGTGTCAACATGTGTTGACAATGTGTGTGCACATGCTGCTTGTAGACCTGCAATTAACTTTGCTGTGGAGTTGATGTATGCATCTTCCATTTTTCAAATACCGGAGCTGGTATCACTTTTCCAG CGACGTCTTCTTAACTTTGTAGGGAAGGCTCTTGTGGAAGATGTCATCCCAATCCTCATGGTTGCTTTCCATTGTAAATTGAATCAGCTTGTCACTCAGTGTGTCGACAGGGTGGTACGCTCAGACATTGACCAGATCTCAATCGAGAAGGAGCTTCCCTATGAGCTCGTGGAAAAGGTTAAGTTGCTCCGCCAAAACCAACAGCAAGATATGGAAACCGATGCTTCTGTAGATGTTCCTGTAGTTGATCCTTTGTGTCTAAAACGGATCACTAGAATACATAAAGCATTGGACTCGGATGATGTTGAGCTTGTTAAACTTCTTTTAAACGAGTCAGACATTACATTAGATAAAGCCAATGCTCTCCATTATGCTACAGCATACTGTGATCCCAAGGTTGTTTCTGAGGTACTTAGTTTGGGTCTGGCTGATGTAAATCTTCGGAATTCTCGGGGGTACTCGGTGCTTCATATAGCCGCCATGCGTAAAGAACCTTCTATTATAGTATCACTTCTCTCAAAAGGAGCTTGTGCATCGGATTTGACTTCGGATGGCCAGAGTGCTGTTAGTATTTGCAGGAGGTTGACAAGGCCAAAGGATTATCATGCGAAAACAGAACAGGGGAAGGAGACAAACAAAGATAGAATATGCATCGATGTTCTTGAAAGAGAAATGAGAAGGAATCCATTGGCTGGGGATGCTACAACTTCTTCCCATACAATGGCCGACGATCTACACATGAAGCTACTATACCTGGAGAACAGAG TGGCATTTGCAAGATTGTTCTTCCCTTCAGAAGCAAAACTAGCCATGGACATCGCTCATGCAGAGACAACTTCCGAGTTTGCTGGTCTTTCTGCTTCGAAAGGTTCAAATGGCAACCTAAGGGAAGTAGATCTCAACGAGACACCGATCGTGCAAAACAAAAGACTTCTTTCTAGGATGGAAGCCCTTATGAAAACAG TCGAGATGGGAAGGCGCTACTTTCCGCATTGCTCGGAAGTACTGGATAAGTTCATGGAGGATGACCTCCCCGACTTGTTCTACCTCGAGAAGGGAACCCAAGAAGAGCAGCGAATCAAGAGAACGCGCTTCATGGAGCTCAAAGACGATGTCCACAAGGCTTTCACCAAGGACAAGGCCGAGTTTAGCCGCTCCGGAATTTCGTcctcttcatcctcatcatcccTCAGAGATTCTGTACATTACAACAAGGCTAGAAAAGTGTGA